AAAATATGGTCAAGTGCTGACCGTGCATATTGGCCGTGCCGATCTGCCGCAATGGGGTGAAAGCGGAATCACCGATCGGCAAATTTATCGGCGCGACAAAGCCTGGTTGACCTCGGCTTCGGTTTTAGTAGCTGAAATAAGCACGCCCAGTATTGGAGTTGGTTTCGAGATTGGTCTGGCTCAAAGTCGGAAAATACCAATTCTATGTCTCTATCGCAGTCGGCCCGGAAAACGGCTGACGCCAATGGTAGCCGGCAATCCTTCGGTGGTTGTGAAAAAATATTGGCGCAAGAACGATCTACCCGCTATTATTGATCAATTCGTAAAACGCAGTTTTCCTATAGCCAAAAGATAATACATTCTAAGTATGAAGAATCCCTGGAAGACAATCAAATCGCG
This sequence is a window from Patescibacteria group bacterium. Protein-coding genes within it:
- a CDS encoding nucleoside 2-deoxyribosyltransferase; its protein translation is MWYTAIMKIYFAGSIRSGRRDQPYQKSIIEILQKYGQVLTVHIGRADLPQWGESGITDRQIYRRDKAWLTSASVLVAEISTPSIGVGFEIGLAQSRKIPILCLYRSRPGKRLTPMVAGNPSVVVKKYWRKNDLPAIIDQFVKRSFPIAKR